A window of Staphylococcus lloydii genomic DNA:
CAAACAACATCCATTGAGCGAATGATACTGTTCTATGTAAACTTGAAGAAGCTACAGCTGCAAATACCGCATTCGGTACAGAACCTATTAATGTTGCCAAACCACCAATGGAAGCGGAATATGCAACTGTTAATAATAATGCTTTAGAAAATTTATGGGTAGACTCAGGTGATAAAAACTTTGCTTCTTTAATTTCTTCAATTAGTGCTAATGCGATCGGTAACATCATCAGAGCCGTAGCGGCATTAGATATCCACATTGAAATAAATGCAGTAGCTATCATTGTACCTAGAATAATCCGGTTACTGTTTGATCCCATCATCGTTATTATTGTCATCGCAATACGTTTATGTAAGTTCCATTTTTCTAGTGCAATGGCAATAATAAAACCACCCATGTACATGAAAACAATAGGATCAGCATAAGCAGAAGCTGCAATTTTTTCACTTGTACCACCAGTTAATGGTAAAAGGATTAGTGGTAATAACGAAGTTGCAGGAATAGGAATAGCTTCCGTAATCCACCAAGTCGCTACAAATAAAGTCACAGCTAATACTGCTCTCGGTGCATCACTGAGACCTGTAATCCCAGGAATAAAATAGAAAATTAAAAATAAGGCTGGGCCAAGTATTAATCCTATTTTTTGTTTCATATAAAACGTCCCCCTTTGTTTTATGAAACTGCTACCACTAAGAATATCAATTAACTACTGTCAGCACAATAATATGTGAATTAATTTTACAATATTCTGAAAAGTTGATTAAATCATGATACTCATTGATAATATAGAATAAATTAATTCAAATCATTGTAATCAATAAAACCGAAGAGGTGACGCTAATGGTGTTAAATACGGTAATTGCGAAAGATGATACATGGGTATTATGGGCAATCATTATAATTTGGGCAACGGTAAGTTTGTTTCTTGAGCAACGTTATAAGTGGGCTAGTACGATATCTGGTGCAATCATTGCATTAGTAGGTGCGATGTTATTATCCAATTTTAAAATAATACCAACGAAGGCACCTGTATATGATACCGTATGGGACTATATTGTACCTTTATCTATTCCTTTATTGTTATTCGGTTCGAACATTATAAAGGTGTGGAAAGAAAGTAGAAGATTATTAGTTATTTTTCTAATTGCATCAGTAGGAACAATGATTGGAGTAGTTGTTGGGTTTTTAACTTTACATAAATGGATTCCATATTTAGAAAAAATTGGGGCCATGATGACAGGTAGTTATATCGGTGGCGGCGTGAATTTTGCGGCTATCAGTTCTAAACTAGACACACCTAAAGATATGATATCGTCGACAGTTGTCGCAGATAATAGCGTAATGGCGCTTTACTTTTTATTACTTATAGCAATACCTGCCATGCCTGTGGTCAAAAAGTATTTTAAAACTGACTATAAAGGTACAACTACAGATGAAGAACAACAATCTTTTTGGGAACCGAAAAAGATTCAAATATTAGATATTGCAATTTCTGTAGCAACTGCTTTTGCATTGGTAGCAGTAAGTTTTAAATTATCAGAGTTAATACAACAGTGGGTACCAAAGAGTAACGCCTTTTTAACGATTATCGTGTCATTCTTTGGCGATCAGTATTTATTATTAACGACGTTCACTTTAATTGTGGTGGCTATTTGGGGAGATTTCTTTGAAAAATTAGCTGGCGCATCGGAAATAGGAACATTTCTAATATATATTTTCTTTGTTGTTATAGGTATTCCTGCATCATTTGTTACGATTATACAAACAGCACCTTTATTGTTTGTTTTTGTCATTATCATACTAATATTTAACTTAGGACTTAGTTTAATTGTCGGCAAATTATGCCATTTTAAAATTGAAGAAATACTGTTAGCTAGTAATGCTACTGCTGGCGGTCCAACTACTGCAGCAGCATTAGCAATAGGGAA
This region includes:
- a CDS encoding DUF819 domain-containing protein — protein: MVLNTVIAKDDTWVLWAIIIIWATVSLFLEQRYKWASTISGAIIALVGAMLLSNFKIIPTKAPVYDTVWDYIVPLSIPLLLFGSNIIKVWKESRRLLVIFLIASVGTMIGVVVGFLTLHKWIPYLEKIGAMMTGSYIGGGVNFAAISSKLDTPKDMISSTVVADNSVMALYFLLLIAIPAMPVVKKYFKTDYKGTTTDEEQQSFWEPKKIQILDIAISVATAFALVAVSFKLSELIQQWVPKSNAFLTIIVSFFGDQYLLLTTFTLIVVAIWGDFFEKLAGASEIGTFLIYIFFVVIGIPASFVTIIQTAPLLFVFVIIILIFNLGLSLIVGKLCHFKIEEILLASNATAGGPTTAAALAIGKRWTNLIGPILIIGTLGYIIGNYAGTLIYHLLLSL